The region ATCACGGCCTGCTGACCTGCGGCGCGTCCATTCCGGAAACCTTCAACACCATGTACATGCTGGAACAGGCGTGCCGCGTCCAGGTCGATGTCATGGCGGCCGGTGCGCAGGTTCGGCTGGCCAGTCAGGACGCCCAGGCAGCTACCGCCCATCTGTTCAAACCAAGTGTTCGCAGGCCGTATGGGGTCATGGAGTGGGAAGCGTTGACGCGGCTGCTCGACCGGCAGGACCCCTCATACCGGAGCTGAGACGATGCCGCACCTGGTCCTCGAGTGCACGGGGCGCCTTGCCGCCCAGATGGATTGGGACGCCACGCTCGCTGCCATTCACCGCGAGCTTGCCGAGCGAGGGTACGCGGCCGAGCACACCATCAAGTCGAGAGTGCATGTGACGGCGTTCTACCGCAGCGGGCAGGATCCTCAGGCCGAGCAGCTGGTGTGCCAGCTCTTGATGACCCGTGAGCGACCTTCCTCCACGCGGTCGGAGATGGCCGAGCTGATTCACGTACAGCTGTCCGAAGCGGTCGCACGCACCACCCCGAGCGCGTGGGTGCAGTGCGCCGTGCTGCACCACACGGCGGCGTCGGGTGCGTACCTCCTTCGCCAATGGAATGCGCCGGGCGACGACATTGCGCGCGGCCGATAGGCCGGAGCGCCTCCAACACTTTTCCACTAACCGAAAGAAGGCTCTATGCAAGTCAACCAAGCGATGTTCGCCGTGGCCGATATCATCAAAGCGTTCGAGCAGCAGGCAGCGCGCATCGGCCCTCGGTTCTTCGAGCTCTCCGCACAGCTGCCGGCGTCCGGCCGGGCCGACACCCCGATCGCTGCAACTCCAAACATGACGGTGCTGTTGAAGTGCTACGCCTCCGGGGGCGAAAACGCGCTGCATGGTCACTCGAACGAGGATCACACCTTCGTCGTGCTGCAGGGCGAGGCCACTTTCCATGGGCCGGGCGGGGAAGAGAAGGTCGTGGGGGCGCTGGGCGGCGTGCTGCTTCCGCACGGAAGCCTGTATCGCTTCATTTCGACGGGCGAACAGACACTGGTGATGCTGCGCATCGGCTGCGCCGTCTCGCCCGGCCTCGACGTCTACGCGCGTGTGGGTCAGGACGGCAAGCCCATGGCCGGCGACTCCGCGGAAAACAAGCAAGGGCGCCTGCAATTGACCGAAGAGTGGTTCACGCCCAAGTCGTTCGCGAATTGAGCACTTCGTTCGATCTGCGCTTCTACCGGACATCTACAACAGAAAGAGACAAATCATGAATCTGTCCCATACCGCCGTGTT is a window of Caenimonas aquaedulcis DNA encoding:
- a CDS encoding cupin domain-containing protein, with translation MFAVADIIKAFEQQAARIGPRFFELSAQLPASGRADTPIAATPNMTVLLKCYASGGENALHGHSNEDHTFVVLQGEATFHGPGGEEKVVGALGGVLLPHGSLYRFISTGEQTLVMLRIGCAVSPGLDVYARVGQDGKPMAGDSAENKQGRLQLTEEWFTPKSFAN